The Cervus elaphus chromosome 20, mCerEla1.1, whole genome shotgun sequence genomic interval GGTGGGCAGGCTTCAATCATTGGTTTCTGGATCTGTCTGAGCCATGTAAGCATCCAACTCAGCATCCAGGTGTCCTTTTGTTTTCGACATGTACGCATCCAACTGGTTGTCCAGCTGCTCCTTGGTCAGTACCGGGCGAGCAAGGGCACCTCTCCCTCGTCCACGGCCTCGGCCTCTGCCGCCAAAGCCCCCTCTTCCCCGACCTATCATACCCCGACCTGgcccaaaggaaaaagaagaaaacagttacAAGTATGTTTAATGGGTACTATGGTAAATGCCCCTCAGAGCAGCGGGGCCTAGCTGAGAAAGGCTGAAGGGCAGGGCAAAGAGGAGAAATCTGGAAAAACAGGAAACACACTGGGTAGAAAGCAACACATGGAAAGCACACATAATGAATCCCTTCTTACATGCTCATTTCtaaatgctaattttttttattctatcaAAGGGAAAATAActgataattaaaaaattttttaatctctctcaaAATGGAGAAACTAAAAAATTTGAGACTCACTATAAGtttataattaaaatgcaaataattataGATAACTCCATTTAGTAAGATAGGGAGGAAGTAAAAAGGGCACAGAGAAACAGGGATGTGAAGCTagacagttttaaaattaaactttattgGCGATCCTTCAGAAAAATTAGCTCATCTCTCCTCAAATTTATCAAACCTAAGGAGCTGGCTGATCCTATGTCAGGAGACTGAGGAGTTATTCTGACATAGGAACAATTAAGGGAGTTGGGAAAAAACACTTGGAGTAGTTCCAGCCATTTCTGTCTCCTGATTCTATTCACATTGTAACAATTATGGTTATCTGAGAGGTGGTTTCAATTCACTTAACAAAACATACCCAGCTTTCTGAAAAGCTACTTTAGACTCCTCCCCACAAAATCCTTGTGATGTCTCTCTCAGAAACCAAGTCAAGATAATTTGAACATGCTATTTCATCCTGAAACCCAAACTAGCTTGCACTTCACTCAATAAGCCAAGCAACATATAATGCGAGAGAAGAAAACAAGCCATCAAGTTATCAAATGTCCTTTCTCAACAGTTATTATCCCCTGGCTACTTCAAGGTCATAAATTATGGAAGACCCACCACACACTTTAAAAGGACCAAAGCAAATATACACAGGGGCTACaagaatgtatgtattttttcctggacAGGTGTTGTTGGGAGTTTTCCACTAAGCTCTAAGCCAGAAATCTCCCATGAGATTTGTTATTAACAGCAGCAAcaccattaaaaattattttccaatctgggccatgaggtcacaagacAAGTATCACTAAGTCTGGAGGTAAGATTATCAACAAGAGTCAGTTAATTAACTGACACAATaacatcttgctttttctactttAATGGAAAAATCTCTGGTTTTGCATAGACACAAACTGAGTCAATACCTAGCTTCAAGTCTACCATCTTCTTTAACTCTGCTTTACTTTTGTTCATCCCCCTCTTCTCAATTATTAGACTCAAAGTGGGGTTTTGAGCTATGAGGTGGGCTGTGTGGTGGTGGGGTagggacagaaaaagataaaccCTTAACTGACCATCTTGTCATTTTAATAATACAATTTAAATTTGCAAGAGCCTGAAAGAAGACTGCATATGATCTGGTTCTGTAACACATACCTGACTATTCTTGGAAAACCCATGACAGACTTTCACACTACCAGCATGTGTATTTAGAAAATAAGCCAGTTTCataaaacaaacaagacaaacaaaTAAGCCTGCCTATGACTTGAAGCTGTGCAGAAAGGTGGCTCTGAGTTTTGAAGGGAGAGAAATAAGGGGAAGCTAGTCTCTGAAGTTGGTAGCTGACTAACCTCTACCACCGATTCCGCCACGACCCATAGCTCCACGCCCTAGGCCCCCTCTCCCAGGACCTCCACGACCTCGAACACCACCTCTTCTTAAGCCCATTCGGGGAGCTACGGCTCGTCCACCTCGGAGCAGGTTTTGACCTTGGAGAGGAGGCATACAATGTATATGCAGGTAAATCCAAGAGAGACAAAGTAGATTCTAACCAAAGGAAGGcggtgagggttaaatgagagtTAATTCAGTTAATTTTTAGGTTGGGTGGGGCAAGCTGCACACTGAGTATGAACAGATTAAGCTGCTCTTTATTCAATCAATGCAACAAGTCTGACCACAAATCCATTTTTGGAAGAAGTTGGCAGTTAAGTCAATTAGTAAGTATACACATTAATAAGTATCTACTGAATAATCACAGAGAGGTGCCTAGCATTATggtaagatttaaaaataaatgatatgatTCCTGCTCTCAGTACATTTTTGCAGGGGACAAGAACTATACAGGGAACAGTATAACAGTGCCCAAAATGTAACAATCATAAGACCTATGGGTCAActtgccctcttttttttttcccaggttTAACAGTGTTTCACTAGAATAGAACCAGGAACAAATGATTAGTTAAGATATAGGCCAAAAGACCCATAGACTTCTTAATTTGACTTATTTCTAGAACTTGAATGTGCTCTGATTCAAGCAGCAGCAGGGTGTTTTAAGATGGAATGGAGATGACATGAATTACCTGTTGTTACGCAGGTCATAGCCTCTCACCATTGCACATTATCAGAAAAGGAATGGTATCGATAAAAGACATGCAGCACTATTAAAAATACGTGATTTCAAAagttattaattatattaatacaaattCAGGCTTAAAGATGTTAAACAAATGTGTCCATAGCAGcccaagagaaaagggaagggggTGGGTCCCGAACAATTGTCAGGTACTCAGCACTGACCTCGGAGCGACATCCCGCCCCTAAGCAGGGTTCTTGTGGCACGTCCCCCACGAAGTCCTCCTCTGGGCAAGCCTCTCTGGATAATGGGCAGGCCTCTTCCTCCGATTGCTCCCCTGGCCAAGGCCCCTATGGGTCGGCCTAACCGTGCCTGGATGTTACTCTTACCCAGGCGCTGCTTTAAGCTCTTCTGGAAGAAAAGGTGTTAGGGAATTGAGATCAAAAAAGCAATCCAATGGGATTTAGCAACTaaaagtgcagagaaaaagaagcgAGATGTCTGTGTGGTGGGAAATAAACCTGCACTTGCTGTCAAGGATCCCAAACCAGAAGCAAGCCTTTGCCTCAGAACACAGTGTAAGAAAAGCAGAATTTTGATCCAGAGCTTCTAAGAAGCTTGAGTATGGTTCCATGAAATTGGCATCACCACAAATTATCTCACTAGTTTGACTATAGAAGTCATATACCACTACTTGGAATGTAAATTTTCATAAGAACACTACATTTCAGATCGTGGATTCTGCAGATTTTGAATCACCAGTTGACAATGATATGACTTGATTCATACCTGCCCAAGGACTACCACTCTCTTCAAAGGCTTACTCAAACACCAAAGAAGTTCATCACACTCTGggcaaaatttaaattataagttCATTTGAATTCTTGTGACACAAGAACAAGTTTGATTTCTCAGTCAAAGAGGCCAGTGTGTCCATTTTTCCTCTGAGTATCTATCTCCAGACGGTCCACTTTTTACCTTAAGatgtaaataaacacaaaaaagtcAAATCTCCTTTCCTTACATATCTTAAATAGTGATAATTCCTTTGCAAACAGCTCCGTTAAGTCAGTATAATGACCtttaatttataataaacatataaCTCAAATATATCTCCATAGAAATCCAGCCAAACCTGCATTAGAATTGAGTTGAGCTATAATCATAAAACTCAGGGTCACATGTGAGAACAAGGATAGACCATAGAGATTTTTCAATAATCTGTCCCTCAAAGAGAAACCATGAAAACGAGATCTCAATTAAATTCCTTCAAAGGAATGGGTGACTGTGTAGCCGTGAACACCAAAGCCCTAGCAAACCTGCTCTCCTAAAAAGCCAtaatatgaatgaaaataaattatgtattcTCAGGCTTCACACACAAGTTACTACAAATGATTTTCACTGCAACCATGTGctgtgaattattattattagcataaGATTATAAACTGCTTATCAGAGGGACAGGCTCTGAATGACACAAGGTCAAGACTTCATTCTACATGTCTGCTGTGTTTGGTCATTCCAAGTATATCCTCTCAAGATCTGTGCTTTAAGGGGAGACTATACAGTACTTAGAAGTTCTTCTCCCTTCCCAGTCCTGACTTGCCACCAACCCTATTCTCTAACTTAACAAGAGGCTGAAGTATGTCAGCTGTACCATCCAGTTTCCACTCTAGAGCTGTGCTTGCTATAGGCTAAGGTatccactagccacatgtggctattaaattacaagtaaaaaaaagttaataaataaataaaaaatttaagccCCTCAATCACACTAGTCATATTTTGAGTGCTCAACAGTCATGTGGCTACTGTACTGGAGAGCACAGATATAGATAGAGCATTTCCGTCATCGCAGAAAGTTCTACGGGATACCACTGCTCTAGAGGCTACTTTCTGCATGGACTGTATTTAAAGCTTGTTAAAATGTCCTTTGGAATATGTCAGACTTGTCTTCagcaatttttaatatttactcttaGAGAACAGTGGTGCCTTGTACTGCTTTCCTGAGTCAGGGATGAATGCAGCCACTCCAAGGCTTAAGGTAGCTGAAGCAGAAggccttgtttatttttggtcaaTGAGCCCAATGGTtcagggtgggggtggaagggtGTTATATTTAACTGCTGATTTTATGCACAGCCATGCAGTGCTTCCAGTTAAAGTCCTTACAGTTGCATGGCACCGCCCTCCAGACGCCCAGCCACAGCTTGGACATATCCTTCCACAGCCACTGTCCGGACTTGCATATAAAGTCTATGAATAATAAAGAGCAGGTTTTATTTCAGATCTGAATAGGATTATTTCTTAATGGAAATTTGAAAGAGAACCCACTAACTCTTACTCAGTGCTGTTCTATTTTACTGACAAGACTTTAGGTGCTGTGGAGATGAGGGTCACcctactctttccactgtttagCACTGAAAACCTCTGACTAAGAGGACTTTCAGATTCCCTGTACTAGGGAAGAAAGAATATAGTCATTTTCCTAAATTGTAAATAATTTAATGGGGACTATAGGACTTTTGAAGATCATCTAACACAGAAACTAAAATTCTCTGTGGAAAAGCCAGTGAATCTATTCTTAAGGGCAAAGGATCAGAAAACAAGAGATTAATACTCATTGATAACATAGAAACAGGCCACATTGATGGCAAACTCCctaaaagagaaagacaacaaAAAGTTACTTATTGGTACCTGCCCAAATGGGAATCCTCTGAGCTTCTCTCTCCTCCAGAGAAGTTCAGCTTTTGCCCTGAGCCACCTCATCATTATCCATCAAGTCCTGACAGCCTCAGTGGACTGCCTGACAGAGATCAGCTGCTTCTGGAGCATTAAGACCCATTCTCTCACCTGCTTAAGTTTTAATGCTGCCTGGACAGAGGGTCTATTCTCCATCTGCTGGGCCAGTCTTCTGTTTCTGGCACTGGctagctgctgctgttgctgcatCGAAGCCCGAATATTCACTGGCATCGGCTGTTTGTTCTTCAGCATATTAGTAAAGCTTCAAGGTCGAACAAAATGGATGTTTAAATAAAAGCTTTATTACAAAACATTTATTGGCATTTTCATGGCTTGCTAGACCAGGAGCTCCAGATCCCACGAACTTAAAGTGGTACACTTAGATCAATGCTGATGTGGGTTCAAGACTCCTCTGCTTCCACAAACTTGCAAGAATCAGAAACTCAGAAATGCAGCTAAGTGTAGCACATTCAATCAAAAGTGATAACAAGGGCTCAGGTAACTGCTTTTAGAGGTGGAAAGCATGAGAAACACGCAATAAGCAGATATGATGACAAGAGACAGAAGATGTAGTTTCAAAGACGGACAAAGCAAGCCAAAACCTCAGGAGACCGGAGGGTGCTATTTTACGGGCAAATACATGGAAGGACAAGAGCACCTTCAAAGCCCATGGAAATGATATATCCACATAAACTGTAAAAGCATATCACATTTTCTCATGTATTTggtcacttagtaatatgcaaaTATGGAGAATCAGAGTAACACACCCTAAGAG includes:
- the LOC122676494 gene encoding chromatin target of PRMT1 protein isoform X3, yielding MAAQSAPKVVLKSTTKMSLNERFTNMLKNKQPMPVNIRASMQQQQQLASARNRRLAQQMENRPSVQAALKLKQTLYASPDSGCGRICPSCGWASGGRCHATVRTLTGSTAWLCIKSAVKYNTLPPPP
- the LOC122676494 gene encoding chromatin target of PRMT1 protein isoform X1, yielding MAAQSAPKVVLKSTTKMSLNERFTNMLKNKQPMPVNIRASMQQQQQLASARNRRLAQQMENRPSVQAALKLKQKSLKQRLGKSNIQARLGRPIGALARGAIGGRGLPIIQRGLPRGGLRGGRATRTLLRGGMSLRGQNLLRGGRAVAPRMGLRRGGVRGRGGPGRGGLGRGAMGRGGIGGRGRGMIGRGRGGFGGRGRGRGRGRGALARPVLTKEQLDNQLDAYMSKTKGHLDAELDAYMAQTDPETND
- the LOC122676494 gene encoding chromatin target of PRMT1 protein isoform X2, yielding MAAQSAPKVVLKSTTKMSLNERFTNMLKNKQPMPVNIRASMQQQQQLASARNRRLAQQMENRPSVQAALKLKQSLKQRLGKSNIQARLGRPIGALARGAIGGRGLPIIQRGLPRGGLRGGRATRTLLRGGMSLRGQNLLRGGRAVAPRMGLRRGGVRGRGGPGRGGLGRGAMGRGGIGGRGRGMIGRGRGGFGGRGRGRGRGRGALARPVLTKEQLDNQLDAYMSKTKGHLDAELDAYMAQTDPETND